A genomic stretch from Candidatus Melainabacteria bacterium includes:
- a CDS encoding TrbI/VirB10 family protein encodes MNTKFATTLTTLLALSAISPVAPSLAGNRIDSRLPRYAPAYVPDQNSARSIEPKNLPDFANGGGNGAQVDLGSSSSSSDGTALKAGAASTTLPVTTRLTLVLESPVDAKVSRPGDLFEAHVRDDLFLGSSLLLPKGSLVRGRVYEVTKPKWISRAAKIGLKLEQIDTPAGEVIPLDAALEFHKGQTNAKGQLDPGTNFGTRVGGGVKAVTGGTSKGAAKGALIAANVATLGAPAVATVIGGSAVALFKTGDNVQLAPGQELEVLLTNDLGVQID; translated from the coding sequence ATGAATACAAAATTCGCGACAACACTTACGACACTACTGGCTTTATCAGCAATATCGCCGGTGGCGCCGTCACTGGCAGGAAACAGAATCGATTCCAGATTGCCGCGTTACGCTCCGGCCTATGTTCCAGACCAAAATTCAGCTCGTTCAATCGAACCCAAAAATCTGCCCGACTTCGCCAATGGTGGCGGCAATGGTGCACAAGTAGATCTCGGATCGAGCAGTTCGAGTTCTGACGGAACAGCATTGAAGGCTGGCGCCGCATCGACTACTCTGCCGGTAACAACGAGATTGACGCTTGTCTTAGAAAGTCCTGTGGATGCAAAAGTAAGCAGACCGGGTGACCTGTTCGAAGCGCATGTGCGCGATGATCTATTTCTTGGCAGCAGCCTGCTTTTGCCAAAAGGCAGCCTCGTTAGAGGTCGCGTCTATGAGGTAACGAAACCAAAATGGATTAGCCGCGCCGCCAAAATTGGCTTGAAGTTAGAGCAAATCGATACACCCGCTGGAGAAGTAATTCCTCTAGACGCAGCACTGGAATTCCATAAAGGTCAAACAAACGCTAAAGGACAACTCGACCCCGGCACGAACTTTGGTACGCGGGTTGGTGGTGGCGTGAAAGCAGTCACAGGCGGAACTTCGAAGGGCGCAGCTAAAGGCGCTTTGATCGCAGCCAACGTTGCCACGCTCGGTGCGCCTGCCGTTGCCACCGTAATTGGTGGCTCTGCCGTCGCTCTGTTCAAAACGGGCGACAATGTTCAATTAGCACCAGGTCAAGAACTGGAAGTGCTGCTGACAAATGATCTTGGAGTGCAGATCGATTAA
- a CDS encoding tetratricopeptide repeat protein: MRRLLLLTALAAVATQPCFSNDEFNEKRPRGEESFPQALENMRRTSEPRKETAVNTADEPPLDIHKADPAVHVALSKKYTKEKRYREALIEVNRALLCNKNDWDAHFQGALILQLEGRTKEAIQRYKRYLVVKPDNLQAHINLGVLLRKEGEMTAAEEEYKKAIELHYYSLQPHYNLANLYIETHKFEDALKELRVCVKLAPTNAWVHNNLGVVFQQREYYEEAEEEYLKALNLEPANKTFENNLSAIRQYLKKKPVKA, translated from the coding sequence ATGCGTCGTTTACTTCTTCTTACCGCCCTGGCTGCAGTAGCCACTCAGCCCTGCTTTTCCAATGATGAGTTCAACGAGAAGCGACCTCGGGGAGAGGAGAGTTTTCCTCAGGCACTGGAAAATATGAGGAGAACATCGGAGCCTCGGAAGGAAACTGCCGTAAATACTGCAGACGAGCCCCCGCTTGATATCCATAAGGCAGATCCAGCCGTGCATGTTGCTCTCTCCAAGAAATACACAAAGGAAAAGAGATATCGCGAGGCTCTGATTGAAGTGAACCGGGCTCTGCTGTGCAATAAAAACGATTGGGATGCACACTTCCAGGGCGCTTTGATCTTGCAACTGGAAGGGCGAACAAAAGAAGCTATCCAGCGTTACAAGCGTTATCTGGTCGTTAAGCCGGATAATCTGCAGGCTCACATCAATTTAGGTGTGCTGCTTCGCAAAGAAGGCGAAATGACGGCCGCAGAAGAGGAGTACAAGAAAGCAATCGAATTGCATTATTACTCGCTGCAGCCGCACTACAATCTCGCCAATCTCTACATCGAAACGCATAAATTCGAAGATGCTTTGAAGGAACTGCGTGTGTGCGTAAAATTGGCGCCGACCAACGCCTGGGTGCACAATAATCTCGGCGTTGTTTTCCAACAGCGCGAATATTATGAGGAAGCCGAAGAGGAATATTTGAAGGCACTCAATCTCGAGCCTGCCAATAAAACATTCGAGAACAACCTTTCGGCGATTCGGCAATATCTGAAGAAAAAGCCCGTGAAGGCTTAA
- a CDS encoding D-tyrosyl-tRNA(Tyr) deacylase, with product MKAVLQRVKGASVTVDGQIIGKVGSGPGDPQGTGLVVLLGVEEGDLDKDSVFLAQKTADLRIFSDNDGKMNLSVKDVGGSILVISQFTLIADWRKGRRPGFSRAAAPREGERLYEHYVQQLRGAGLHVETGSFGADMAVALVNDGPVTLLLESRMVEESAT from the coding sequence ATGAAAGCGGTGTTGCAGCGCGTGAAAGGCGCCTCCGTCACGGTTGACGGGCAAATAATAGGTAAAGTTGGCAGTGGGCCGGGCGATCCGCAAGGCACAGGGCTGGTTGTGCTCCTGGGCGTTGAAGAAGGCGACCTGGACAAAGACAGCGTCTTCCTCGCGCAGAAAACCGCTGACCTGCGCATCTTTTCAGATAATGATGGAAAGATGAATTTATCGGTCAAGGACGTGGGCGGCTCAATTCTTGTGATTTCGCAGTTCACCTTGATCGCAGACTGGCGCAAGGGGCGGCGTCCAGGATTCTCAAGAGCGGCTGCGCCCAGAGAGGGTGAGCGATTGTATGAGCATTATGTCCAACAATTGCGAGGTGCCGGTTTGCACGTCGAGACCGGGTCGTTTGGCGCAGACATGGCTGTAGCTCTGGTTAATGACGGACCTGTAACACTGCTTCTAGAGAGTCGCATGGTTGAAGAATCTGCTACTTAG
- a CDS encoding cell filamentation protein Fic translates to MDLPSQKPALFQESSLPTGTSLAGLSALVHAFNVRTPVRELSCISEQNIKGHIRQDRGWKIYSKRYELEPTVQAHLNFAMRHEKIDLLVLKRVFLSLPAEVIKQYVLSAPNSTLTRRAWYLYELLTGTMLAVPDAPNVTSVDLLDTDKYFTKSSGTLSRRHKVRDNLLGTASFCPIIRKTPTLMTYVESDLSKSALTIIGHVSKGVISRAASFLLLADSQASFQIEGERPPRNRIERWGRAVMQAGKNPLSVEEIIRLHGVLIEDNRFVQGGLRTNNVFLGEHTPDGEPLPEFIGAKPDDLADLTSSLIKTNILMKEGNLDPVLQAAATAFGFVYVHPFADGNGRLHRCIIHHTLSDRQFTPPGMLFPVSSVMLNWIDKYRETLQAHSARLLEFIEWEPTAKGNVLVLNDTADLYRYFDCTEAAEFLYSCVKRTIEVDLPREIDYLMRRDEAVRDVMNIVEMPDLMAEQFVLFVHRNGGTLPNNRRKREFAALKEEELAELEEIVRDAFDGFDDV, encoded by the coding sequence ATGGACTTGCCTAGTCAGAAACCGGCTCTGTTTCAAGAATCGTCTTTGCCAACGGGCACCAGCCTTGCCGGACTATCCGCGCTCGTTCATGCCTTTAATGTTCGGACTCCTGTTCGAGAACTAAGTTGTATTTCCGAGCAAAATATAAAAGGACATATACGACAAGATCGCGGTTGGAAAATCTACAGCAAGCGGTACGAGCTTGAGCCCACTGTTCAGGCGCACTTAAATTTCGCAATGCGGCACGAAAAAATCGATCTGCTGGTTCTAAAGCGTGTGTTCCTTTCCCTTCCTGCGGAAGTAATTAAGCAATACGTGCTATCAGCCCCAAATAGTACGCTGACGCGTCGCGCCTGGTACCTCTATGAATTGCTTACTGGAACTATGCTTGCAGTCCCTGATGCACCTAATGTCACATCAGTCGACTTGCTGGATACCGACAAGTATTTCACCAAATCTAGTGGCACATTATCGCGTCGGCATAAAGTGCGTGATAATCTCTTAGGCACTGCCAGCTTTTGTCCGATCATCAGAAAGACGCCAACGCTGATGACCTATGTTGAAAGTGACCTTTCAAAATCCGCTCTCACAATCATCGGTCACGTAAGCAAAGGGGTTATTTCTCGCGCTGCAAGTTTTTTACTGCTGGCAGACAGTCAAGCCAGTTTTCAAATAGAGGGAGAGCGTCCGCCTCGGAATCGAATCGAACGATGGGGCCGAGCTGTCATGCAAGCGGGTAAAAACCCTTTGTCAGTTGAAGAAATAATTCGTCTTCATGGAGTTCTCATTGAAGACAACCGCTTTGTTCAAGGTGGGTTGCGTACCAATAATGTTTTCCTCGGCGAACACACTCCTGATGGTGAGCCGCTTCCCGAGTTCATCGGCGCAAAACCGGATGATCTTGCGGATCTGACGAGTTCACTAATCAAAACGAATATCCTCATGAAGGAAGGCAATTTAGATCCGGTTCTTCAAGCCGCCGCTACAGCTTTTGGATTTGTGTACGTTCATCCATTTGCTGACGGGAACGGAAGACTTCACCGATGCATAATTCATCACACCTTGTCAGATCGACAGTTCACGCCGCCTGGAATGCTTTTCCCTGTCTCATCTGTTATGTTGAACTGGATAGATAAGTATCGCGAGACGCTTCAGGCTCATTCAGCTCGACTTCTGGAGTTTATTGAATGGGAACCAACAGCCAAAGGAAATGTTCTCGTTTTAAATGATACTGCGGACCTCTATAGATACTTTGATTGTACTGAGGCTGCCGAGTTTCTCTACAGCTGTGTGAAGCGGACCATAGAGGTGGACCTTCCCAGAGAAATTGACTATCTCATGCGTAGGGACGAAGCCGTAAGGGATGTAATGAACATTGTTGAGATGCCAGATCTCATGGCTGAGCAGTTTGTGCTGTTTGTGCACAGAAATGGTGGCACGCTTCCGAACAATAGAAGGAAAAGAGAATTCGCTGCGTTAAAAGAAGAAGAGCTGGCTGAGTTAGAAGAAATAGTTCGAGACGCCTTTGATGGTTTTGACGATGTGTAA